From Halobacterium sp. R2-5, the proteins below share one genomic window:
- the lysA gene encoding diaminopimelate decarboxylase, producing the protein MTRVEAPAVRRLADWSASDLRDLAAEYDTPLYVQDLDRVRENYDRLATAFPDADVHYAVKANAGRAVLEALRGAGAGAECASAGEVYRALDAGFTPEEIHYTAVNPPARDLDYVLDAAPDATFVVGARDTIDRLEERGFDGRLAIRVHPGVGAGHSEDVATGADAKFGIPHDRAADVLREADARGFDVVGVHAHVGSGMLDDADVDAHREVVERLAAVAREAPVDLEFVDVGGGFGVPYRPDEDPLDLDAVADATRDALADVDAELVVEPGRFLVADAGVLLADVNTVKRTDGATLAGVDAGMTTLLRPALYGAHHEVRSLARDGHDRPERSVSVVGPICESTDVLAEDRRLPRPERGDLLAVGNAGAYGVEMASQYNSRPRPAVAVVEDDDHRLARERDSLSDLTAPER; encoded by the coding sequence GTGACGCGCGTCGAGGCCCCCGCAGTGCGGCGGCTCGCGGACTGGTCGGCGAGCGACCTCCGCGACCTCGCTGCCGAGTACGACACGCCGCTGTACGTGCAGGACCTCGACCGCGTCCGAGAGAACTACGACCGACTCGCGACCGCGTTCCCGGACGCGGACGTGCACTACGCGGTGAAGGCCAACGCCGGCCGCGCGGTCCTCGAAGCGCTCCGGGGCGCCGGCGCCGGCGCGGAGTGCGCGTCCGCCGGCGAGGTGTACCGCGCGCTCGACGCCGGCTTCACCCCCGAAGAGATCCACTACACTGCAGTCAATCCGCCCGCCCGCGACCTCGACTACGTGCTCGACGCGGCGCCCGACGCGACGTTCGTGGTGGGCGCCCGCGACACGATCGACCGCCTCGAAGAGCGCGGGTTCGACGGTCGCCTCGCGATCCGCGTCCACCCCGGCGTCGGCGCGGGCCACAGCGAGGACGTGGCGACCGGCGCGGACGCGAAGTTCGGCATCCCGCACGACCGCGCGGCGGACGTGCTCCGGGAGGCGGACGCCCGCGGCTTCGACGTGGTCGGCGTGCACGCCCACGTCGGCAGCGGGATGCTCGACGACGCGGACGTCGACGCCCACCGCGAGGTCGTCGAGCGCCTCGCCGCCGTCGCCCGCGAGGCGCCCGTCGACCTGGAGTTCGTGGACGTCGGCGGCGGCTTCGGCGTCCCGTACCGCCCCGACGAGGACCCGCTCGACCTCGACGCGGTCGCGGACGCCACCCGCGACGCGCTCGCGGACGTGGACGCCGAACTGGTCGTCGAGCCCGGGCGCTTCCTCGTCGCGGACGCCGGCGTCCTGCTGGCGGACGTCAACACGGTCAAGCGCACCGACGGCGCGACGCTCGCTGGCGTCGACGCCGGCATGACGACGCTGCTGCGCCCTGCGCTCTACGGCGCCCACCACGAGGTGCGGTCGCTCGCCCGGGACGGCCACGACCGCCCGGAACGCAGCGTCTCGGTCGTCGGCCCCATCTGCGAGAGCACGGACGTACTCGCGGAGGACCGCCGGCTGCCGCGCCCGGAGCGCGGCGACCTGCTCGCGGTCGGGAACGCGGGCGCGTACGGCGTCGAGATGGCGTCCCAGTACAACTCCCGGCCGCGGCCCGCGGTCGCCGTCGTGGAGGACGACGACCACCGCCTCGCCCGCGAACGCGACTCCCTGTCCGACCTCACTGCCCCCGAACGATGA
- the dapF gene encoding diaminopimelate epimerase — protein sequence MIPYERYHGTGNDFAIVDASNYVPDRGAFAQRLCASLGIDGVLFLALEERFEPPRAVMTLRQPDGSTADMCGNGARCAARWVAEQTGSDAVMLDTQAGTRRADLDGEVVTVEMGEPSFDPADVPVDRDEPMEREALAGYEVTAVDTGVPHAVVFVDDVDDVDVEADAPEIRHHEAFPEGANVTFASPDGEDAFRQRTFERGVEGETDSCGTGAVAVAAVAHREGRCGDLVSVSPPGGELVVDLSADRATLRGPTVHEVDGEAEPVTIRHSDD from the coding sequence ATGATTCCCTACGAACGATACCACGGCACCGGCAACGACTTCGCAATCGTCGACGCGTCCAACTACGTCCCCGACCGCGGGGCGTTCGCCCAGCGGCTCTGCGCCAGCCTCGGCATCGACGGCGTGCTGTTCCTCGCCTTAGAGGAGCGCTTCGAGCCGCCGCGCGCGGTGATGACGCTGCGCCAGCCCGACGGCTCCACGGCGGACATGTGCGGGAACGGCGCGCGCTGCGCCGCGCGCTGGGTCGCCGAGCAGACCGGCTCCGACGCCGTCATGCTGGACACGCAGGCGGGGACGCGGCGCGCGGACCTCGACGGCGAAGTCGTCACCGTGGAGATGGGCGAGCCCTCCTTCGACCCCGCGGACGTACCGGTCGACCGCGACGAGCCGATGGAGCGCGAGGCGCTCGCGGGCTACGAGGTCACCGCCGTGGACACGGGCGTCCCGCACGCCGTGGTGTTCGTCGACGACGTCGACGACGTGGACGTCGAAGCGGACGCTCCGGAGATCCGTCACCACGAGGCGTTCCCCGAGGGCGCGAACGTGACGTTCGCGTCGCCGGACGGCGAGGACGCGTTCCGCCAGCGCACGTTCGAGCGCGGCGTCGAGGGCGAGACCGACTCCTGCGGGACGGGCGCAGTCGCGGTCGCTGCGGTCGCCCACCGCGAGGGCCGCTGCGGCGACCTGGTCTCGGTCAGCCCGCCGGGCGGCGAACTCGTCGTGGACCTCTCCGCGGACCGCGCGACGCTCCGGGGGCCGACCGTCCACGAGGTCGACGGCGAAGCGGAGCCCGTGACGATCCGGCACTCGGATGACTGA
- a CDS encoding 2,3,4,5-tetrahydropyridine-2,6-dicarboxylate N-succinyltransferase, producing the protein MSLESDVRELWQRHEDGDLTAEFASADDADTLEAFLDALEAGDVRAAEKTNGEWEAVEWVKRGVLLNFALRETEPREYGDVTYHDVLPLRETGDLYERGTRNTPDGTTLRRGSHLGSDCIVMSPAFVNVGAYVGDGTLVDSCDTVGSCAQIGEDVKLGANTLIGGVLEPVEDAPVVVEDGVSLGAGCRVTSGFVVGEDSVVGENTLLTPRIPVYDLVEEEVLYGELPPERRAFTRYVESSVGEHDLFDGGAFKPAVVAMDLEAETLDATQREEVLRS; encoded by the coding sequence ATGAGCCTAGAGTCTGACGTCAGAGAGCTGTGGCAGCGACACGAAGACGGCGACCTGACCGCGGAGTTCGCCAGCGCGGACGACGCGGACACGCTCGAAGCGTTCCTCGACGCGCTCGAAGCCGGGGACGTGCGGGCCGCCGAGAAGACGAACGGCGAGTGGGAGGCCGTCGAGTGGGTCAAGCGCGGCGTGCTCCTGAACTTCGCGCTCCGGGAGACCGAGCCCCGCGAGTACGGCGACGTCACGTACCACGACGTGCTGCCGCTGCGAGAGACCGGCGACCTCTACGAGCGCGGCACGCGGAACACGCCCGACGGCACGACGCTGCGCCGCGGCTCCCACCTCGGGTCGGACTGCATCGTGATGTCGCCGGCGTTCGTGAACGTCGGCGCGTACGTCGGCGACGGCACGCTCGTCGACTCCTGTGACACCGTCGGCTCCTGCGCGCAGATCGGGGAGGACGTGAAGCTCGGTGCGAACACGCTCATCGGGGGCGTGCTCGAACCCGTCGAGGACGCACCCGTGGTCGTCGAGGACGGCGTCTCGCTGGGCGCGGGCTGCCGGGTCACTTCCGGGTTCGTCGTCGGCGAGGACTCCGTCGTCGGCGAGAACACGCTGCTGACGCCCCGGATTCCGGTCTACGACCTCGTCGAGGAGGAGGTCCTGTACGGCGAGCTGCCGCCGGAGCGGCGCGCGTTCACGCGGTACGTGGAGTCCAGCGTCGGCGAGCACGACCTCTTCGACGGCGGCGCGTTCAAGCCCGCCGTGGTGGCGATGGACCTCGAAGCCGAGACGCTCGACGCCACGCAGCGCGAGGAGGTTCTCCGGTCGTGA
- a CDS encoding M20/M25/M40 family metallo-hydrolase — MTDSFDLLGFHKRAVQTPSHEDVGEMRELLVGTLREHGVDPEVDDSGNVLASKGRGRPHFVLNTHIDTVTPHVEFSRDGDVVEGRGACDAKGPLAALLAGFLAIEPEEGRVTLAITPDEETDSMGAAALDLAADGYVVGEPTDLGACTSARGRFQGTVELTGEGAHAAEPGSGANAVAAAESVLEAMRTYDAARGAAEHPDLGPPTLTPTRIAGGDAANRVPDECTITFDRRTVPPETQTDFFEGFAAHVREGVPAHVDVAVEPAERETPFLEAFDTPADSAVAEALVDAGAGTPRPFGAATEASYFADDAPTVVFGPGVLADDEGPVAHSQREYVRRSDVERAAEIVTDALHSLV, encoded by the coding sequence ATGACTGACTCCTTCGACCTCCTCGGTTTCCACAAGCGCGCTGTCCAGACGCCCTCCCACGAGGACGTCGGGGAGATGCGCGAGCTGCTCGTCGGGACGCTCCGGGAGCACGGCGTCGACCCAGAGGTCGACGACTCCGGGAACGTCCTCGCGTCGAAGGGGCGCGGGCGCCCGCACTTCGTCCTGAACACGCACATCGACACCGTCACGCCGCACGTCGAGTTCTCGCGGGACGGGGACGTGGTCGAAGGACGCGGCGCGTGTGACGCGAAGGGGCCGCTGGCCGCGCTACTCGCGGGCTTCCTCGCCATCGAACCCGAGGAGGGTCGCGTGACGCTCGCAATCACGCCCGACGAGGAGACGGACTCGATGGGTGCGGCCGCCCTCGATCTCGCTGCGGACGGCTACGTCGTGGGCGAGCCGACGGACCTCGGCGCCTGCACGAGCGCCCGCGGCCGCTTCCAGGGCACCGTCGAACTCACCGGGGAGGGCGCGCACGCCGCGGAACCGGGCTCGGGCGCGAACGCCGTCGCCGCCGCCGAGAGCGTCCTCGAAGCGATGCGGACGTACGACGCGGCCCGCGGCGCCGCCGAACACCCCGACCTCGGGCCGCCGACGCTCACGCCCACCCGGATTGCGGGCGGGGACGCCGCGAACCGCGTACCCGACGAGTGCACGATCACGTTCGACCGGCGGACGGTACCGCCGGAGACACAGACCGACTTCTTCGAGGGGTTCGCGGCGCACGTCCGCGAGGGCGTTCCGGCGCACGTCGACGTCGCCGTCGAGCCCGCAGAGCGCGAGACGCCGTTCCTCGAAGCGTTCGACACGCCCGCGGACAGCGCCGTCGCGGAGGCGCTCGTGGACGCGGGCGCGGGCACCCCGCGGCCGTTCGGCGCCGCTACCGAGGCCTCCTACTTCGCCGACGACGCGCCGACGGTCGTCTTCGGGCCGGGCGTGCTCGCGGACGACGAGGGCCCGGTCGCGCACTCACAGCGCGAGTACGTGCGGCGCTCGGACGTCGAGCGCGCCGCCGAAATCGTCACGGACGCGCTCCACTCGCTCGTCTAG
- a CDS encoding zinc ribbon domain-containing protein: MSPPQSERDGCPKCGHDEVDVGSISTTGSGLSKMFDIQTNNFQTVTCTSCGYTELYADVDDRGADLADVFFG, translated from the coding sequence ATGTCCCCGCCACAGAGCGAACGCGACGGCTGCCCGAAGTGCGGTCACGACGAAGTCGACGTCGGCTCCATCTCCACGACCGGCTCCGGGCTCTCCAAGATGTTCGACATCCAGACGAACAACTTCCAGACGGTGACCTGCACGTCCTGCGGGTACACCGAACTGTACGCGGACGTCGACGACCGCGGTGCGGACCTCGCGGACGTCTTCTTCGGCTAG